Below is a genomic region from Armatimonadota bacterium.
GCAGGACCCAGCGCGGCTGGCTCGAGTGTCCCATCAGGCCGATCCTCCAGATCTTGCCCCGCAGCGGTCCCAGCCCGCCGGCTATCTCGATCCCGTACTCCCGCAGCAGGCGCGTGCGCACCCTAGCATCGTCCACGCCTTCGGGTATGGTAACGGTCGTGATCGTGGGCGACCGGTCGGGCTCGGAGGCCAGCAGCCCCAGGCCCATGGCCTGAAGCCCGGCCCAAAGGGCGCGGGTGTTGCGCCAGTGGCGCGCCACCCGGGCCTCCATTCCCTCCTCCACGACGAGCCGCAGCGCCGCGCGCATCGCGTAGATCTGCTGAACAGGCACGGTGTGGTGATATGCGTGCGCGGGTCCCCAGTACTTCCACAGGCCCTCGAGATCCAGGTAGAAGGCGGCGGGCGCGCTCCGGCCGCGTGTGCGTGCGTGCACCGTCAGCGGCGCCATTCCAGGAGGCGCGCTCAGGCACTTCTGGGATCCGCTGTAGCAAGCGTCAATGCCCCATCCGTCCACCGGCAGTTCGGCTCCGGCCAGCGAGGCGACCGCGTCCACCAGGAACGTCGCACCGTGCTCGTGCGCCACGCGGGCCAGATCGGTCAGGGGCTGCAGCACCCCGGTTGAGGTCTCGACGTGCACCACGGCCACGCAGGCTATCCCTCGGCCCCCGGGAGGCGACGCCACCGCGCGCTCGAGATCGGCCGCGCTCACCGGACGGCCCCAGGGCGCTTCGACCCTGACCACCTCGGCGCCGATCCGGGTCGCGATCTCGACGATGCGATCGGCGAAGAACCCGGCGGTGCAGACGGCCAGCCCCTCGCCCGGCTTCACCATGTGCAGCAGCGCCGCTTCCATCCCGGCGGTGCCTGTGCCCGAGATCGGCAGCGCCAGCTCGTTCTCGGTCTGGAACACGCGGCGCAACAGCCCGACGGTCTCGTCGAGAATGACGAGCATGTCGGGATCCAGGTGTCCAAGCAGTGGCTGCGCAAGCGCCTCGGTCACCTCCGGGGGTAGCAGGCTCGGCCCGGGACCAAGGAGGATACGCTCGCCGGGAGTTGTGCTCATCGCTGCCTCCTTCAGGAATGTGCGGCGGTGCGTCGCCGTGGTCTATCCCGACACTATTCATTCTCCCCGCCCGGCGCCAACACCTCGGCGCCCGGCTTCATGGCGCACTCGCGCAGGAACCGCGCGCCCTGCTCGGGCACCACCGGGTTGATGTAGAACCCCGACCCCCACTCGAACCCGGCGACCTGGGTCAGCCGCGGCATGATCTCAAGGTGCCAGTGGTAGAAGTGCCCGGCTTGGTCGGTGTAGGGCGCGGTGTGCACGATGAAGTTGTACGGTGGGTTGTTCAGGCACGAGTGAAGGGCGCGCAGCGTCTTTCGGAGTGCATCAGCGAACGGCAGTACGTCGCCCTCGCTCAGCCCCCCGAACGAGGCCCGGTGCTCCTTGGGCATCAGCCACGTCTCGAAGGGGAAGCGGGCCGCGTAGGGCTGCAGCGCCACGAACCGTTCGTTCTCGAAGATCACCCGTTCGCGGGACGCCAGTTCCTGCTCGATCAGGCGACAGAAGACGCAAACAGCGTTACGACCGAAGTACCGCTCCGCCACCTCCAGCTCCTCGGCCGCGCGCTTGGGGATGACCGGCAGGGCGATGAGCTGCGAGTGCGGGTGGGACAGCGATGCGCCCGCGGTGCGGCCGTGGTTGCGGAAGAGCAGCGCGTACTCGAACCGTTCATCGCCGTCCAGGTCGCGGTACCGGTGCAGGTAGGCCCTGACCACGTTGGCCACCTCACGGACCGGCATCAGGCCGAGGTGGGTGTGGTGGTCGGTCGTCTCGATGATGACCTCGTGCGCGCCAACCCCGTCCATTCGCGTGAACATGCCGGCGCTGCTGCGCGCGGTGTCGCCCTCTATGCGCAGGGCCGGGAACTTGTTGGAGACGACCCGCACCTGCCATCCGGGCGTGTTGCGTGCCGTGCCGGGGTCTCTTATTGCAAAGACCTCGGGCGGCGTCCGGTCCTCACGCCCTGAACAGAACGGACAGCGCTCCAGGTCGTTTACCTCCACCGGCGGCGTCGAGAAATCGGTAGGCCGCGCCGCCCGCTCGGTGGCGATGATCACCCAGCGGCCGGAGATCGGGTCGGTGCGCAGTTCAGGCAAGACCGTTCACCTCGCTTGGAAGATGTGCTGGCTCAGAACGGGCGCTCCGCGGCCCGCCGGACGGTGGCCTCGTACAGATCGAGATACCGTCCGGCAACGCTGTCCCACGAGAAGTCCGCCCGCATCCCAACCTGCTGCAGCGGCCACCAAACGCCCGGGTCGCGATAGGCGGCGACGGCACGTTCGATTGCCTCCACCAGCGCCTCCGGGGTGTAGTCGTCAAAGACGAACCCGTTGGCGCGCCCCAGGTGCAGGTTCTCGGGCATGGCGTCCACAATGCTGTCCGCCAGCCCGCCGGTGCGACGCACCACAGGGGGCGTGCCGTACCGAAGACTGTAGAGCTGGTTGAGGCCGGAGGGCTCGAAGCGTGAGGGCATCAGGAAGATGTCGGCGCCTGCCTCGATCCTATGCGCGAGCCCCTCATCGAACCCTATGATGGCTCGCAACTGCTGGGGGAACCTGGCGGACGCGGCCCGGAACGCTTCCTCGAAGGCGGGCTCGCCGGTGCCGAGGATGACCACCTGCGCGCCGGTCGCGAGGATCGCATCCAGCGCGGCGGCCACTAGGTCGAACCCCTTCTGGGGAGCCAGCCGGGCAACGGTTCCGATCAGGGGCGCGTAGGGCTGGACCGGCAGCCCCATCTCCTGTTGAAGCGCCGCCTTGCATCGGGCCTTCCCGGTGAGGTCGCCGGCGTGATACCGGGCCGGGATGTGCGGATCCACGCCCGGATCCCACTGCGCGTAGTCCACGCCGTTCAGTATCCCGAACAGGTCGGCCGAACGCGCACGGAGCAGCCCGTCCAGCCCCATTCCAAACTCCTCGGTCTGGATCTCCCGGGCGTAGGTCTCGCTCACCGTGCTCAGGGCGTGCGAGTACACCAGGCCCGCCTTCATGATGTTGACATTCCCGTAGAACTCCAGGCCGTCCGGCGAGAAGGTCTCCGGCGGCAGGCAGACCAGCGGAAACTGCTCGCGTGGAAAGATCCCCTGGTGGGCCAAGTTGTGCACTGTAAACAGGGTCGGAAGAGGGTTGCGGTGTGCCCGTAGGTAGGCAGGGATAAGCGCCGCGTGCCAGTCGTGGCAATGCACCAGGTCCGGCTTCCAGGTGTTGTGCATCAGCCCCAGCGCGGACTGGCAGAAGAAGGCAAACCGCACCAGGTTGTCCTCGTAGTCCCGCCCCACTTCGCCGTAGAGGCCGGCGCGGTCATAGAGGGAGGGCTGTTCCAGGAAGTAGTGCGGCACGCCGTCGGAGGGAGTGCCCGTCCAGACAGCGCCCTCGATCGCGGTCCCGCCGATGACGCTGTATACCTGCTGCACCGGCTCGAGCCCGTTGCGGTCTACGCCGCGGTAGCGCGGCATCACCACCCGCACGTCCAGGCCCTTGCGGCGCAGCGCCGCGGGCAGGGCCCCGGCCACGTCCGCGAGCCCTCCGGTCTTCGCGTACGGCACCGCCTCTGACACGCAGAACAGAACCTTCATGGATGGCCTGCCCTCACTTTGTCCCCTGCGCAGGCCCGATCAGCCCCAACCACAGGTCGTTGACATTCGTGTTCGTCGGTCCACTGATGATCAGATCGCCCAACGCGTCAAAGAACGCATAGGCGTCGTTGTTGGCCAGAGCCGCGACCGGGTCGAGCCCCATGGCGCGGGCCCGCGCCAGCGTTGTACCATCGGCCACCGCGCCCGCGGCATCGGTGGGCCCGTCGGTCCCGTCGGTCCCGAACGCGGCCACCAGCGTCTGCGGGATGCCGGCGATGATCTCGACGGATGCCAGCGCCAGTTCCTGGTTGCGACCTCCACGGCCCGTGCCTCGCACCGTCACCGTGGTCTCGCCGCCCATGATCAGGCATACCGGCCCTGGCCGCGACTTCCCTGCGGCCCGCTCGTCGCGCACCTGCGCGCCGAACCGCGCCCCCACCTCGCGCGCTTCACCTTCGGTGTCGGTCGCGCGCAAATCAACATGATAGCCCAACGCCCTGGCCTGCTCAACCGCCGCGGCCGCGGCCAGGGTGATGTCGCCGACCACCACGGTCCTCGCCCCTGCAAAGGCCGGGTCACCCGGCTTGGGAGTCTCCGGGATATCACCTGCCGCGCCGCGCTCCAGATGCCGTCGGACTGCGGCAGGCAGCTGGCCACGCAGCCCGTGTCGGTCCAACACCGCCAGCGCGTCGCCAAAGGTTGTCGGATCAGGCACGGTCGGGCCCGAGGCGATGGCGTCGAGGGGGTTGCCGAGGACATCGGAAAGAACGAGCGTAACAACCTTTGCGGGCGCGGCACGGCGGGCCAGCCATCCGCCCTTCAGACCGGAGAGGTGCTTGCGGACGGCGTTCACCTCGGTGATCGTGGCGCCGGAGCGCAGCAGCAGGTCGGTCGTGGCGACCTTCTCTTCCAGCGATATGCCCTGGGCAGGCATCGGCAGCAGGGCCGAACCCCCGCCGGAGATCAGCACGAAGACCAGGTCGCCCCGATCGGCGGCTTCCGCGATACCAGCAATCCGGCCGGCTCCCCTAAGCCCGGCCACATCGGGTAAGGGGTGGCCGGCCTCGGTGAGCGCGATCCTCCGGAGCGGTTCAAGGTATCCGTGTTTTGTCGTGACGGCTCCACCGGCGATGCGGTCGCCCAGCACGGCTTCCAGCGCCGAGGCCATCCGCGCCGAGGCCTTGCCCGCGCCCACCACGAAGATGCGGCCGTCTGGATCAAGATCGAAGGGCTCGCCACAGACTATCAGGCGCTCAGCATCCCTTCGCACCGCGCGGAACACGGCTGCCGCGGGATCGGCGGCGGACACCGCCGCTCCCAATATCGCCACGGCGTGGCGGCGCAGCCCTGCGGTCTCGCCGTGAAACAGTCGGCCGTCAACCTTCATGGATTGCCCGGCGCAGGCGGAGCGGTCCACCACGGCCCGGCGCTGTTGGGACGGACTGCCTCAACCCGCACGCCGCGCGCCCCTGCGGCGTCCAGCGCGGCCCTGACGGTATCGCGCGCCAGCGGCGCGAGGTTGTTGGCCTCGCTCAGGTGGACCAGGCAGATGGTCTGCGGCCTGCCGTTGAGCGCGGCTACTGCCGCGCGAGCCGCGCCGTCATTGGACAGGTGCCCTTTCGCGCTGACGATGCGGTTCTTGAGGAACCACGGGTAAGACGAGACCGCCATGAGCCCCAGGTCGTAGTTGGCCTCCAGGACGAACAGGTCGGCGCCGCGGGCGCGCGTGAGCAACTCATCGGTGACCTCACCCAGATCAGTGGCGATGGCCGCGCGCACACCATCCACGCAGAGCACGAACCCCACGGGCTCCGCGGCGTCATGGGGAAGCGGGAACGGCGTCACCTCAACGGACCCCAGTGCAAACGTCCTCCCCGGCTTGAACAACTCCACGCGGACGCCGGCAAGCAACGAGCCCGCTGCCCTGAGGGTCGGCTCGTTGGCCAGCACCACGGCGCCTGTTGCGCGGCCTACTGCCGCCGCTCCACTGGCGTGATCGTCGTGCTCGTGGGTCAGAAGGATCGCGTCCAGGCACGGCGCCTGGCCATCTTGCCCGATCTCCCGGAGAACCGCTTCGGCGGTCAGCCCCGCGTCAATCAAGAAGCGTGTCGGCCCTGCCTCGACCAGGATCGCGTTGCCGGAGCTGCCGCTGCGCAGCACGCGCACGCGGAGCGGGCTCTGCCGCAGCGTCACGAGCGCAGTAGCTCCTGGTCCTGAGGCATCAGGAGCAGCGCTCCTTCCTCGGCGAGCCCGGCCGCGATCCTGAAGGCCTCGACCGCCTCCGCCACCGCTGCGAATCCGGTTGACGCCGCAGGGCCATTGGATGCCGCGGGAACGGCCGCCGCGTGCGGGGGCCGGATCGTGACCGTTATCGAACCTACTGCGTCGGGGATCCCGGCCAACTCCCGTGCCCGGCGCACCGCCAAAGGGAAGTCCCCAATCTCATCCACGAGCCCATGCTCCACCGCCTGGCGGCCGGTCCATACGCGGCCGCGGGCGATGGCTTCGATCTCGGCCTCGGTCTTTGCGCGGCCTCGGGCCGCCTTACCCACGAAGCGCCGGTACACCGCCTGGATCTCGTGGCGTATCCGGTCGAGCTGCGTCGGGGTAAACGGCTCGAAGCCCGAGGGCATCGTGGCCGCCTCGCCCCGCGCCACGACCTCCCGGTTGAGTCCTAACCGGCCAAACAGACCCCGAACCGTCAGCTTGCCGTTGATCACGCCAATCGAGCCGGTGACGGTCGCGGGCTGGGCGACGATCCTGCTGGCGCCGCAGGAGACATAGTAGCCGCCCGAGCCGGCCACGTTGCCCATGAACGCGACCACGGGCTTGCTGGCCTTGATGCGCTCAACCTCGCGCCAGATCAGATCGCTGGCCAGCGCGGATCCGCCGCGCGAGTCCACGTGGAAGACGACGGCGCGCACGCGTGGGTCGCGCTCCGCTGCCCTGAAGGCGCGGGCCACGGTCTCGGAGCCCGCGAATCTTCCTCCCAGGAACGGGAGGGGAAGCGGCAGATCGCGGCTCTCTCCGGTTGTTATCGTGCCGATCAACTCAACGACGCCGATCACCGCGGTGCGGGACCGCCACCGGTACGGCGCGCGCAGGCGCCTGCGGGCCTGCGCCCACGGGCGCAGGGCCGCGGGGCGTGCCGGGGATCCCAGGCGGGCGGGCAGTTCGTCCTCGTAGCAGATTCCATCAACCAGCCCGGCGGTCCACGCATCGTGTGCGCAGAGCGGGGCGCGGTCCACGGCCGCGCGCACGGCGCCCGGATCGAGGCGGCGCGCCGCGGCCACATCCTCCGCGAACTCGGCCATCACCGAGTCGAGCACCGACTCGACGACCTCTCGGTGATGCTCCGAGAGACCGAACCGCATGAACGGGTCAACCGCGGTCTTGTACTCCGCGATCCGCTCGAACTCCGGGAGGATCCCTGCCCGATCAAATGCCTCGCGGAAGAAGGTGATCTCCGTGCGCAGCCCTAGCACGGTCCAGTGGCCTGCCTCGGGCATCCAGATCTCGTCGGCGGCCGCGGCCAGGTAGTATTCGGGCAGATCGGCGCCTTGAAGATAGGCGACAACCCGCTTGCCCCTGCCCCGGAACTCCCGCAGGAGCGACCGGATGCTCTGCACCGTCGCCATCCCTGCACGCAGGTCGCGCACGCGCAGCACGATGCCCCGCACGCGCTCATCCCCGGCGATGCGCTCCAGCCGGTCTCGCAGCGCCTCCATGCTCTCCTCCGGGCGCTGCAGAGGGCGCATCAGAACCCGCTGCGCCAGGGGACGAGGCGTCGGGTTGCGTTCGGGGTATGAGCCCGTCAGCTCAACGACCACGTAGTCCAGCGGCGGTCCAGGCAGGCGGGCCAGGGCATTGCAGAGAAGGAGCAGGCCGTTGCGCACCAGATCCAGAATCCAGGTCATAGGACTATTCTAACCACCGGCGACGGACACGCCTAGCGGTATGTACACTGCCGCTCCTGAACCGATGAAGTGGTGGGGCTGGGGGGAGCCCTCCAAGACCTACCCGCTCGAGCACCGTCCCGGGTTCTGGCCGTTCCTCTTCTCGAAGATAGGCGCCCCCTCAGGAAGCCCGGCGGCCCGGGTCAACCTCGACCAGATCCGGATCCCGCCGCTCCGTATCCCGGCCCGGGCCCTGGAGGCGCTCACCGCGGCCGTGGGCGCCGAGCACCTCTCTCTCTCCGCAGACGTTCGAATCGCGCACTCCTGCGGCAGGGGCTATCAGGATCTGATCCGCCTGCGGCAGGGCGAGGTGCCGCGTCCGCCCGATGCGGTGGTGTTCCCTTCCTCCGAGGAAGTAGTCGTGCCCCTGCTCCGCATCTCTGGCAGCGAGGGGCTTGCAGTCATCCCGTTTGGAGGCGGGACCAGCGTCGTCGGAGGCGTTGAGGCACCGGACGGCGATCAACCGGTCCTGTGCGTTGACCTGCGGGGCATGAGCCGGCTCATCAGCGCGGATCCGGCTGGTCTCGTGGCCACGGCCGAGGCAGGCATCCTGGGCCCTGCGCTCGAGGCCTCGCTCAGCGCGCACGGACTGACGCTGGGCCACTTCCCCCAGTCGTTCGAGTTCTCCACGCTGGGGGGCTGGATCGCCACCCGCTCGGCCGGATACGCCTCGACCGGCTACGGCAAGATCGAGGCCATGGTCATCGCGCTCCGCGTGGTCACCCCGCGCGGGATCATCGCAACGCGCGTGGTTCCTGCCAGCGCCAGCGGACCGGACCTGAACGCGCTGTTCGCCGGATCCGAGGGCACGCTCGGGATCATCACTCAGGCCACGCTGCGCGTGCACCCGCTGACCGCAAAGAGGGATTACCGGGCCTGGCTCTTTCGCGGGTTCCCGGACGGTCTCTCCGCGGTGCGCGCCATGCTGCAGGAAGGACCAATCCCCACAACCGTCCGGCTGTCCGATGCGCCCGAGACCGAGGCCTACCTGACGATGAGGGAACGCAGACACGGATGGCCTTCGCAGGTTCAGGAGTGGGCAGGGATGCGCGTGATCCGGACACGCGGGTTTGCGGCCGGGCGCATGTGCGCCGCCATCATCGGGGTCGAAGGAAGCGCCCGCGTCGTGTCGCAGTCGTGGCACGGACTGGGCCGCCTGCTGGGGCGGCACGGCGCCTTTCCTCTGGGATCCGGGCCAGCCCGTGCCTGGTACCGGGAGCGCTTCGAGCTTCCCTACCTGCGGGATGAGTTGCTGGATGCCGGCATCATGGTGGACACGCTGGAGACCGCCGCCCCATGGGATCGCCTGCTTCCTCTACACGCGCGCGTCGCGGACGCTCTGCGCGATGCCCTGACATCGTTCGGCACCCCGCCCCTCGTGCTCTGTCATCTCTCGCACGCGTATCCCACAGGGGCCTCCCTCTACTTCACCTTCATGGCCCATCAGGCGCCGGGACGCGAGATGGAGCAGTGGCAGGCTGCCAAGCGCGCGGCGACCGACGCGATCATGGCAGGGGGCGGAACGCTCAGCCACCACCACGGCATCGGAACGGTGCACCAGGCCTGGATGCACGAGGAACACGGAAAGGACGGCCTGCAGATGGTCCGGGCCATCAAGACCGCGCTCGATCCCGACGGCATCATGAATCCGGGCAAGATGGTGCCCTGAGACCGTGGCGCGGGACGAGCCCTCGAGGGACGGGTTCTCGCCCGCCACGCGCCGCGAGAATCTCGACCGCGTGGCCCGCGGCACCTGGGACCTCCTCGTGATCGGCGGGGGCATCACCGGCGCCGGCAGCGCGCGCGACGCGGCGCTGCGGGGCCTGCGGGTGGCGCTCGTCGAGGCAGAGGACTTCGCCAGCGGCACCAGCGGCCGCACCGGACGAATGGTGCACGGTGGCCTGCGCTATCTGGCTGAGGGACATCTCCGGATGGTCGCCGAGTCGCTGTCAGAGCGCGCGGTGCTCAGGCGCACCGTTCCGCATCTCGTGGCGCCCCATCAGTTCATGCTCCCTGTATGCGGGTCGGCGCTGGCGATGGCGCGGATGGCCGCGGGGCTGGCCCTTTATCAGGGGCTGGCAATGGGCCGGGCCGTTGGCCCGGCCCGCCTGGTCTCCGCGCGCCGTGCCCGCGCCCTGGAGCCGATGGTCGCCCCAGACCGGCTCGCAGGCGGAGCGATCTACTGGGATTGCCTTGCGGACGACGCTCGTCTGGTGCTGGCGCTGGTCCTCGACGCGTACCGGCACGGCGCGGCCGCGATCAACCATGCGCCCGTCGTTGATCTGCTCAGGACCGGTGGCCGCGTCGCCGGGGCCGCGGTGCGGGACGCCCTCACCGGCCGCACCTTTGAGGTACGGGCTCGCGCCGTCATCAATGCCGCAGGGCCGTGGAGTGAGAGGATATCGGCGATGGCCGGCCGGTGTGCCCTGCGCCTGCGTCCGACCAGGGGCTCCCACATCGTGGTTCCGCGCCCGCGCCTGGAAACCCACCGTGCGATCATCTTCTCCTCGCCTCGCGACCGCCGGAACCTCTATCTCGTGCCGTGGGGAAAGCACACCGTCGTCGGTACGACCGAGACCGACTACGGCGACGATCCAGAAGCCGCCTGCGCGACCGCCGAGGATGTGGACTATCTTCTGGAGGCAGTCAGGGGCACGTTCCCGGAGGCAGGCCTGGGGCCCGGGGACGTCCTCAGCACCTTCGCAGGTGTGCGCCCGCTGCTGGATCGGCCCGGACTCGCGGCCTATCGCGTCCCGCGCGACTACCGGGTAGTCGAGGATCCCCCGGGCCTCATCTCCGTCGCAGGAGGCAAGCTCACGACCTTCAGGCGGATGGCGCAGGACGCGGCGGACCTCTCCGCCAGGTCCATCGGCGGCGCAGCGGCGCAACAGGGATGCCGGACTGCCAGGGTGCCGGTCGAGCCACTCGGCGAGATGGTCTCGCCGCTGGCAGAGAGCGTGGTACGCGCCACTAGGTACGAGATGGCTGTGACGCTGTGCGACTGCCTGATCCGCCGGCTCCGCCTCATCCACGAGTCGCCTGACCAGGGTGTGTCTGTGGCCCCGGAGGCATCGCGGCTGATGGCTCCAATGCTCGGCTGGACCGAGGCACAAAGGCAGGCACAGATCGAAGAATACGCGGCGGCCGTGGCGCAGACGCGCCGGTGGCAGGCCTGACAGGAGCAGATTGATGCTGACCGACGCAGAGCGCCGAACCCTGCGCGCGCTGTGTGATGCCGTGGTTCCGGCTCTCGCCCGGGCCGAAGACCCCCACGGATTCCTGGCGCGTCGCGGATCGGACCTCGACTTGCCGGCGCTGATCGAGGAGGGGCTGGCTGAAACCCCGGAACACCTGCGCGCACAGTTTCGGCGGCTCCTGCGGGTCATGGGAAGCCGGGCCGCGAACCTGGTGCTGGGCGCCGGACCGCGGGGCGTGGCAGAGATGTCCGCGTCCGCGGCGGAGGCCTATCTGCGATCGTGGGGCACCAGCCGCCTGCCGCTTCGGCGCGCGGCCTTCCAGGCCCTCAAGCAGGTCATCACCTTTCTGTTCTACGCCTCCCATCCTGCAGGAGAACCCAACCCCAACTGGCCTGCCATCGGGTTTCCCGGCCATCCTCCCGTGGCGCCGGGCACGGTGCCGGGCACGGCGCTAGGCGCGGCGTCGGGCGTGATCCCGCGCATCACGCCGCTGGAAGTGGCCTCAGACGCCGGCCTGGAGGCCGATGTCTGCGTCATCGGGTCGGGCGCCGGCGGAAGCGTGGCCGCGGCCGAGCTGAGCCGGGCAGGCCGGCAGGTGCTGATCGTAGAGCGCGGCGGGTACTACGACCAGGGCGACTACAACGGTGACGAGTACGAGATGCTACGACGGCTCTCGCTGGGCAAGGGGCTGTTCGGCACCGCTGACAACGCCTTCGGGCTGCTCGCGGCCACGTGCCTGGGCGGCAGCACAGTGGTCAACTGGTGCACGAGCCTGCGGCCTGCCGGTGATGTGCTCGAGGAGTGGGGGTGCGAGCACGGGATTGACGGCGCCTCCGGTCCTGAGTTCCTTGAGGCGATGGGCGCCGTCGAGGCCCGGCTGAACGTAAACACCCTGGAGAGCGGGCACAACCCCAACAACCAGGTCCTCGCGGACGGCGCCCGGGCATTGGGATACCGCCTCGAGACGATTCCGCGGAACGTGCGGGGGTGCGATGACTGCGGGCCGTGCGTGTACGGCTGCGCGCGCGGTGCCAAGCAGGATGCTCTCGTCACGTACCTCAGGGACGCCTGCGGGCACGGCGCCCGGGTGCTGGTCCGCTGCCGCGCGGAGCGCGTACTCGCCCGCTCCGGTGAGGTGACCGGGGTGGAGGCCGTCGTGACCGATCCCGCATCCGGGCAACAGCACCGCGTCGCTATCCGCTGCAGGACCGTGGTGGTGGCCGGCGGCGCCATATTCTCGCCGGCGCTGCTGCTGCGCTCCGGGCTCGGCAACACGATGGTGGGCCGCGGGCTGCGGCTCCATCCGGTGACCGCCTGCCTGGGCCTCTATCCTCATCCGATAAGGATCTGGGCAGGAGCCGCCCAGACCGCCACCTGCACCGAGTTCACAAGGGTGCGCGGGATGCACGGGTTCTGGATCGAGGCATCCCCGGGCCATCCCGGGCTGTCTGCGATGGCCTTGCCCTGGGTCAGCGGCGAAGACCACAAGCGCCAGATGGCCCGCCTTGAGCACACCGCCGCGCTGATCGTGCTCGTGCGCGACAGCGGAAGCGGAAGGGTTGGCCTCACGCCTGACGGACATCCCTTGGTACGCTACGCGCTGAACGCGCAGGACCGGGCGCTCATGCTGCAAGGGTTAGAAGAGATGGGCAAGATCCACTTTGCCGCAGGAGCGCAGGAGGTCGCAAGCCTGCACACCCGGGGCGTGCGCGTGCGCCGGGAAGAGCCTGGCGCCGCGGTCCTGTTCGCGGACGGGGTTCGGCGCGAGGGGATCCGTCCGAACGCGCTCGCTCTGTTCAGCGCGCACCTGAT
It encodes:
- a CDS encoding alanine--glyoxylate aminotransferase family protein; protein product: MSTTPGERILLGPGPSLLPPEVTEALAQPLLGHLDPDMLVILDETVGLLRRVFQTENELALPISGTGTAGMEAALLHMVKPGEGLAVCTAGFFADRIVEIATRIGAEVVRVEAPWGRPVSAADLERAVASPPGGRGIACVAVVHVETSTGVLQPLTDLARVAHEHGATFLVDAVASLAGAELPVDGWGIDACYSGSQKCLSAPPGMAPLTVHARTRGRSAPAAFYLDLEGLWKYWGPAHAYHHTVPVQQIYAMRAALRLVVEEGMEARVARHWRNTRALWAGLQAMGLGLLASEPDRSPTITTVTIPEGVDDARVRTRLLREYGIEIAGGLGPLRGKIWRIGLMGHSSQPRWVLLLLGALEAVLSAEGVRLPKGAASAEAAAFL
- the galT gene encoding galactose-1-phosphate uridylyltransferase, which translates into the protein MPELRTDPISGRWVIIATERAARPTDFSTPPVEVNDLERCPFCSGREDRTPPEVFAIRDPGTARNTPGWQVRVVSNKFPALRIEGDTARSSAGMFTRMDGVGAHEVIIETTDHHTHLGLMPVREVANVVRAYLHRYRDLDGDERFEYALLFRNHGRTAGASLSHPHSQLIALPVIPKRAAEELEVAERYFGRNAVCVFCRLIEQELASRERVIFENERFVALQPYAARFPFETWLMPKEHRASFGGLSEGDVLPFADALRKTLRALHSCLNNPPYNFIVHTAPYTDQAGHFYHWHLEIMPRLTQVAGFEWGSGFYINPVVPEQGARFLRECAMKPGAEVLAPGGENE
- the glgA gene encoding glycogen synthase GlgA, coding for MKVLFCVSEAVPYAKTGGLADVAGALPAALRRKGLDVRVVMPRYRGVDRNGLEPVQQVYSVIGGTAIEGAVWTGTPSDGVPHYFLEQPSLYDRAGLYGEVGRDYEDNLVRFAFFCQSALGLMHNTWKPDLVHCHDWHAALIPAYLRAHRNPLPTLFTVHNLAHQGIFPREQFPLVCLPPETFSPDGLEFYGNVNIMKAGLVYSHALSTVSETYAREIQTEEFGMGLDGLLRARSADLFGILNGVDYAQWDPGVDPHIPARYHAGDLTGKARCKAALQQEMGLPVQPYAPLIGTVARLAPQKGFDLVAAALDAILATGAQVVILGTGEPAFEEAFRAASARFPQQLRAIIGFDEGLAHRIEAGADIFLMPSRFEPSGLNQLYSLRYGTPPVVRRTGGLADSIVDAMPENLHLGRANGFVFDDYTPEALVEAIERAVAAYRDPGVWWPLQQVGMRADFSWDSVAGRYLDLYEATVRRAAERPF
- a CDS encoding glycerate kinase, translating into MKVDGRLFHGETAGLRRHAVAILGAAVSAADPAAAVFRAVRRDAERLIVCGEPFDLDPDGRIFVVGAGKASARMASALEAVLGDRIAGGAVTTKHGYLEPLRRIALTEAGHPLPDVAGLRGAGRIAGIAEAADRGDLVFVLISGGGSALLPMPAQGISLEEKVATTDLLLRSGATITEVNAVRKHLSGLKGGWLARRAAPAKVVTLVLSDVLGNPLDAIASGPTVPDPTTFGDALAVLDRHGLRGQLPAAVRRHLERGAAGDIPETPKPGDPAFAGARTVVVGDITLAAAAAVEQARALGYHVDLRATDTEGEAREVGARFGAQVRDERAAGKSRPGPVCLIMGGETTVTVRGTGRGGRNQELALASVEIIAGIPQTLVAAFGTDGTDGPTDAAGAVADGTTLARARAMGLDPVAALANNDAYAFFDALGDLIISGPTNTNVNDLWLGLIGPAQGTK
- a CDS encoding MBL fold metallo-hydrolase, with product MQWPCGVNRIRSGGGGGRGLQDRGRARRGRSAAPDASGPGATALVTLRQSPLRVRVLRSGSSGNAILVEAGPTRFLIDAGLTAEAVLREIGQDGQAPCLDAILLTHEHDDHASGAAAVGRATGAVVLANEPTLRAAGSLLAGVRVELFKPGRTFALGSVEVTPFPLPHDAAEPVGFVLCVDGVRAAIATDLGEVTDELLTRARGADLFVLEANYDLGLMAVSSYPWFLKNRIVSAKGHLSNDGAARAAVAALNGRPQTICLVHLSEANNLAPLARDTVRAALDAAGARGVRVEAVRPNSAGPWWTAPPAPGNP
- the sppA gene encoding signal peptide peptidase SppA, producing MTWILDLVRNGLLLLCNALARLPGPPLDYVVVELTGSYPERNPTPRPLAQRVLMRPLQRPEESMEALRDRLERIAGDERVRGIVLRVRDLRAGMATVQSIRSLLREFRGRGKRVVAYLQGADLPEYYLAAAADEIWMPEAGHWTVLGLRTEITFFREAFDRAGILPEFERIAEYKTAVDPFMRFGLSEHHREVVESVLDSVMAEFAEDVAAARRLDPGAVRAAVDRAPLCAHDAWTAGLVDGICYEDELPARLGSPARPAALRPWAQARRRLRAPYRWRSRTAVIGVVELIGTITTGESRDLPLPLPFLGGRFAGSETVARAFRAAERDPRVRAVVFHVDSRGGSALASDLIWREVERIKASKPVVAFMGNVAGSGGYYVSCGASRIVAQPATVTGSIGVINGKLTVRGLFGRLGLNREVVARGEAATMPSGFEPFTPTQLDRIRHEIQAVYRRFVGKAARGRAKTEAEIEAIARGRVWTGRQAVEHGLVDEIGDFPLAVRRARELAGIPDAVGSITVTIRPPHAAAVPAASNGPAASTGFAAVAEAVEAFRIAAGLAEEGALLLMPQDQELLRS